One genomic window of Halobellus limi includes the following:
- a CDS encoding phosphatidylserine decarboxylase, with the protein MTADAAVHVPASTLRAYGRFSLYNSPYPAHDAGSAIDLYPQDDVGRSPVAGVVRETRTVRAPGKPYAADEEYLVLVDVDCERSGISVEETDAEGLVARVLHVRPEVEPGDEVAVGDPLGPMIRSGFFAPWVANHVHVGFRRAEQNLHRAGGSLPVAADVDVGPVSWDGTGTVVEVGDTYALLDSPTHPDPGERFAGIAGTVSRAADATTGDPSPANDDAATRVVLDGGLAHYAAGGALGGDPSAAVADRGPVSFLGRHVGDADGRDVAWRDIDVVANGDRITGLSLFVGLGPTIGAKLVCPDRAFEVGERVEVSIRESDDPIRLG; encoded by the coding sequence AGCGTACGGTCGCTTCTCGCTGTATAACTCGCCGTACCCCGCGCACGACGCCGGGTCCGCTATCGACCTGTATCCTCAGGACGACGTCGGACGCTCGCCGGTCGCCGGCGTCGTGCGGGAGACCCGCACCGTGCGTGCGCCGGGGAAGCCGTACGCGGCCGACGAGGAGTATCTCGTCCTCGTCGACGTCGACTGCGAGCGGAGCGGAATCAGCGTCGAGGAGACCGACGCGGAGGGGCTCGTGGCGCGGGTCCTCCACGTCCGACCGGAGGTCGAACCGGGCGATGAGGTCGCCGTCGGCGACCCGCTCGGTCCGATGATCCGTTCGGGGTTCTTCGCGCCCTGGGTCGCGAACCACGTCCACGTGGGGTTCCGGCGGGCCGAGCAGAACCTCCACCGCGCGGGCGGGTCGCTGCCGGTCGCTGCCGACGTCGACGTCGGACCCGTGTCGTGGGACGGAACCGGAACCGTCGTCGAGGTCGGAGACACCTACGCGCTCCTCGACAGTCCGACGCATCCGGATCCGGGCGAGCGGTTCGCCGGCATCGCCGGGACCGTTTCCCGGGCGGCGGACGCGACGACGGGAGATCCGTCTCCGGCGAACGACGACGCCGCAACGCGGGTCGTCCTCGACGGCGGACTGGCCCACTACGCGGCCGGAGGGGCGTTGGGCGGCGATCCGAGCGCCGCCGTGGCCGATCGCGGTCCGGTCTCGTTCCTCGGTCGGCACGTCGGCGACGCCGACGGACGAGACGTCGCCTGGCGCGACATCGACGTCGTCGCGAACGGCGACCGAATCACCGGGCTCTCCCTCTTCGTCGGCCTCGGTCCGACCATCGGCGCGAAGCTCGTCTGTCCGGACCGGGCGTTCGAGGTCGGCGAGCGAGTCGAGGTGTCCATCCGCGAGAGCGACGACCCGATCCGTCTGGGCTGA
- a CDS encoding cysteine hydrolase family protein, which produces MPTDAFDPERTAVVVVDMQNGFCHPDGSLHAPASEAVIDDVTDLVQEARDAGARVVYTRDVHPPEQFEGAHYYDEFDRWGEHVVEGSWEAELVGELDVRESDHVVEKHTYDAFYETELDGWLSARGVDDLLVCGTLANVCVLHTAGSAGLRDYRPVLVEDAIGAIEDEHKEYALEHADWLFGEVTTRAEVVFE; this is translated from the coding sequence ATGCCCACCGATGCGTTCGATCCCGAGCGGACCGCCGTCGTCGTCGTCGATATGCAGAACGGCTTCTGCCACCCCGACGGGAGCCTCCACGCGCCGGCCAGCGAGGCCGTGATCGACGACGTGACCGACCTGGTCCAGGAGGCCCGCGACGCCGGCGCGCGGGTCGTCTACACCCGCGACGTGCACCCGCCCGAACAGTTCGAGGGCGCGCACTACTACGACGAGTTCGACCGCTGGGGCGAACACGTCGTCGAGGGGAGTTGGGAGGCGGAACTCGTCGGCGAACTCGACGTCCGCGAGTCCGACCACGTCGTCGAGAAACACACCTACGACGCCTTCTACGAGACCGAACTCGACGGCTGGCTGTCTGCCCGCGGCGTCGACGACCTCCTCGTCTGCGGGACGCTCGCGAACGTCTGCGTCCTCCACACCGCGGGGAGCGCCGGACTGCGGGACTACCGGCCGGTGCTCGTCGAGGACGCCATCGGCGCGATAGAGGACGAGCACAAGGAGTACGCCCTCGAACACGCCGACTGGCTCTTCGGCGAGGTGACGACGCGCGCGGAGGTCGTGTTCGAGTAG
- a CDS encoding Hvo_1808 family surface protein, with protein sequence MTRKRGLTVPAVALLLVLAGCSAPVLDSGSSVPPAAGGDAVATPNADFDDPERDVLGWEGGYWYNESIDVDQSDGLSEKELDAYVGRAMARVEYVRGEEFDSRVPVNVISREEYRNRSSGGSGSGDGEPSEYERWNDQVWEALFVTGESESSGEAIGETRSSAVAGFYSPSDDEIKIITDTPESPTINNATLVHELVHALQDQRYDLTKPKYGGDTQDEQLATDGLVEGDAKYVEQRYADRCGESWECVATPSSGGGGGGGGGTPNLGIFLTIFQPYSDGPVYVHDLVSDEGWDGVDERFENPPTSSEQIIHRTDEEPVPIDYRDRARNGWETFPEQGEDGSDTVGEASMYVMFWYQARNAGADTVDPREIGDVQSRYDTYNYESEPSAGWGNDRLYPHQKQTADGTEYGYVWVTEWDTEEDAREFQRAYRAILDAHEAEPRAENTYVVPDGQFEDAFRVTRSGTRVTIVNGPTVDDLGDIRPRRS encoded by the coding sequence ATGACGCGGAAACGCGGCCTGACCGTCCCGGCGGTCGCCCTGTTGCTCGTCCTGGCCGGGTGTAGCGCACCGGTGCTCGACTCCGGTTCCTCGGTCCCGCCCGCGGCGGGCGGCGACGCCGTCGCGACGCCGAACGCCGACTTCGACGACCCCGAGCGCGACGTCCTCGGGTGGGAGGGCGGCTACTGGTACAACGAATCGATCGACGTCGACCAGTCCGACGGCCTCTCCGAGAAGGAGTTAGACGCCTACGTCGGGCGGGCGATGGCCAGGGTCGAGTACGTCCGCGGCGAGGAGTTCGACTCGCGCGTGCCGGTGAACGTGATCTCCCGCGAGGAGTACCGGAACCGGTCGTCCGGCGGGTCGGGGTCGGGCGACGGCGAACCGAGCGAGTACGAGCGCTGGAACGACCAGGTGTGGGAGGCGCTGTTCGTGACCGGCGAGAGCGAGAGCAGCGGCGAGGCCATCGGCGAGACCAGAAGCTCCGCCGTCGCCGGCTTTTACTCCCCCTCCGACGACGAGATCAAGATCATCACCGACACGCCCGAGTCGCCGACGATCAACAACGCGACCCTCGTCCACGAACTCGTCCACGCCCTCCAGGACCAGCGCTACGATCTGACGAAGCCGAAGTACGGCGGCGACACCCAGGACGAACAGCTCGCGACGGACGGCCTCGTCGAGGGCGACGCGAAGTACGTCGAACAGCGGTACGCCGACCGCTGCGGTGAGTCCTGGGAGTGCGTCGCCACGCCGTCGAGCGGCGGCGGAGGCGGCGGAGGCGGCGGCACGCCGAACCTTGGAATCTTCCTGACGATCTTCCAGCCCTACTCCGACGGGCCGGTCTACGTCCACGACCTCGTCAGCGACGAGGGGTGGGACGGCGTCGACGAGCGGTTCGAGAACCCGCCGACGTCGTCGGAACAGATCATCCACCGGACCGACGAGGAACCGGTTCCCATCGACTACCGCGACCGGGCGCGAAACGGCTGGGAGACGTTCCCCGAACAGGGGGAGGACGGTTCCGACACCGTCGGCGAGGCGTCGATGTACGTGATGTTCTGGTATCAGGCCCGGAACGCCGGTGCCGACACGGTCGACCCGCGGGAGATCGGAGACGTCCAAAGTCGGTACGACACGTACAACTACGAGTCCGAGCCCTCCGCGGGATGGGGCAACGACCGACTCTATCCCCACCAGAAGCAGACGGCGGACGGGACCGAGTACGGGTACGTCTGGGTGACCGAGTGGGACACCGAGGAAGACGCCAGGGAGTTCCAGCGGGCCTACCGGGCGATTCTCGACGCGCACGAGGCGGAACCGCGCGCCGAAAACACCTACGTGGTTCCCGACGGCCAGTTCGAAGACGCGTTCCGCGTCACCCGTTCGGGAACGCGGGTGACGATCGTGAACGGGCCGACCGTCGACGACCTCGGCGACATCCGGCCGCGGCGGTCCTGA
- a CDS encoding nicotinate phosphoribosyltransferase, which produces MEFDIVGPDAIAEGSATDAYFDRTETTLRHAGRNPRVVAEVTADQFPDGDYELLAGVKDAAALLEGRDVDVDAIPPGRLFDGGPVMRIEGDYLSFARLETSLLGFLSHASGVATAALDVRRAAPESTVLSFGARHVHPSIAAMVERSALVAGLDGFSHVAAGEVIGREAGGTMPHALLICFGRGNQEQAWQAFDEAVDEDVPRVALCDTYSDETDEALRAAEALGDRLDSVRLDTTGSRRGDFRHILREVRWTLDAHGHEGVGVFASGGLGPAELRELRDVADGFGVGGYVSNADPVDFALDIVEVGGEPAAKRGKLTGAKSVYRTPDGGHHVGLRDRAGPEDSEALMRPLVRGGKIVDDVDLGIDAAAERAARDAELCEYGVGETSG; this is translated from the coding sequence ATGGAGTTCGACATCGTCGGTCCCGACGCCATCGCCGAGGGGTCGGCGACCGACGCGTACTTCGATCGGACGGAGACGACGCTCCGCCACGCGGGCCGGAACCCCCGCGTCGTCGCCGAGGTGACCGCCGATCAGTTCCCCGACGGCGACTACGAACTGCTGGCCGGCGTGAAGGACGCCGCGGCGCTCCTGGAGGGCCGTGACGTCGACGTCGACGCGATCCCGCCGGGACGGTTGTTCGACGGCGGCCCCGTGATGCGGATCGAGGGCGACTACCTGTCGTTCGCCCGGTTGGAAACGTCGCTTCTGGGCTTTCTCTCGCACGCCTCGGGCGTCGCGACCGCCGCCCTCGACGTGCGGCGAGCGGCGCCCGAATCGACGGTGCTCTCCTTCGGGGCGCGGCACGTCCACCCGTCGATCGCGGCGATGGTCGAGCGGAGCGCGCTCGTCGCCGGGCTCGACGGTTTCTCGCACGTCGCCGCCGGCGAGGTCATCGGCCGGGAGGCGGGCGGGACGATGCCGCACGCCCTCCTGATCTGTTTCGGCCGCGGGAACCAGGAGCAGGCCTGGCAGGCCTTCGACGAGGCGGTCGACGAGGACGTTCCCCGGGTGGCGCTGTGTGACACCTACTCCGACGAGACCGACGAGGCCCTCCGCGCCGCGGAGGCGCTCGGCGACCGACTCGACAGCGTCAGACTCGACACGACCGGCTCCCGCCGGGGGGACTTCCGACACATACTCAGAGAGGTCCGATGGACCCTCGACGCGCACGGACACGAGGGCGTCGGCGTCTTCGCCTCCGGCGGACTCGGTCCCGCGGAGCTACGCGAACTCCGGGACGTCGCCGACGGATTCGGCGTCGGAGGCTACGTCTCCAACGCCGACCCCGTCGACTTCGCGCTCGACATCGTGGAGGTCGGCGGCGAACCGGCGGCCAAGCGCGGCAAGCTCACCGGCGCGAAGTCCGTCTACCGGACGCCCGACGGCGGCCACCACGTCGGGCTGCGGGACCGCGCGGGGCCGGAGGACAGTGAGGCCCTGATGCGACCGCTCGTCCGCGGCGGAAAGATCGTCGACGACGTCGATCTCGGGATCGACGCGGCCGCCGAGCGGGCCGCTCGGGACGCAGAGCTGTGTGAGTACGGCGTCGGCGAGACCAGCGGGTAA
- a CDS encoding TIGR00296 family protein encodes MSEAQTVRLTYDDGARAVELARESVESYVLHGQREQPGSMRDAFYARTGAFVRIRSTRGRGRLRGCAGAYRGSDQLGHAIVDAAIQAASENSCGSEIEQPELSNLTISVCVVCDYVQTDSPLDDLELGTHGVVIDNGDDHGWLYPTIPVENGWNEQQFLTHACRKAGLSPLAWQDDDTTVTLFDGQVFRERADGGSVEEL; translated from the coding sequence ATGTCCGAGGCGCAGACCGTTCGTCTCACCTACGATGATGGGGCGAGGGCGGTCGAGTTAGCGCGTGAGTCGGTCGAATCGTACGTTTTGCACGGTCAACGCGAACAGCCGGGAAGTATGCGCGATGCCTTCTACGCGCGAACCGGCGCGTTCGTCCGGATCCGATCGACGCGCGGACGCGGGCGCCTCCGCGGCTGTGCGGGCGCCTACCGCGGCAGCGACCAACTGGGACACGCCATCGTCGACGCGGCGATCCAGGCGGCCTCGGAGAACTCCTGTGGCTCGGAGATCGAACAGCCCGAACTCTCGAATCTCACCATCTCGGTCTGCGTCGTCTGCGACTACGTACAGACCGACAGCCCGCTCGACGACCTCGAACTGGGCACACACGGCGTCGTGATCGACAACGGCGACGACCACGGCTGGCTCTATCCGACCATCCCGGTCGAGAACGGCTGGAACGAACAGCAGTTTCTCACACACGCCTGCCGGAAGGCCGGGCTCTCCCCGCTCGCGTGGCAGGACGACGACACGACCGTCACGCTGTTCGACGGTCAGGTGTTCCGCGAGCGCGCCGACGGCGGTAGCGTCGAAGAACTGTAG
- a CDS encoding matrixin family metalloprotease, which translates to MSSRSRRLAVASLALLLALSGCVGPVIDYPPTTPEDGREATAAGGGSPTAVAEGSQTTRAHVTETRTPTESGTPDRQTPTPTAVPDATNPWGTEPIVVAVSDAANTGREWTPLVEEAAAYWERRAEHYAGFPVDYEVRPDATDPDLIVEFVDEVPECDGSSDAAGCAPLIEDRRQIDRPETVSVKTGFSDESTVLVTEHELGHTLGLTHEDAPADVMASRSVLYSEPQPNATERAFPWEDANFSVYVDVANASDPEGARQQVEHALAYYEDGPEGMPTNLSFTRVDDPEEADVVVRSVETSPCGEGAASCGATAGPDPDGDGEIETYSRLEISLVGLDTDAVAWHVGYWLAHGFGAEDDAEKPSPFRDASYEERRSEWWE; encoded by the coding sequence ATGTCGAGCCGGTCGCGTCGACTCGCCGTCGCCTCGCTGGCGCTGCTGCTCGCGCTCTCGGGCTGTGTGGGGCCGGTGATCGACTACCCGCCGACGACGCCGGAAGACGGGCGAGAGGCGACAGCCGCGGGGGGCGGATCGCCGACGGCGGTCGCGGAAGGGTCGCAGACGACGCGAGCCCACGTCACGGAGACGCGCACCCCGACCGAGTCGGGGACGCCCGACCGGCAGACGCCGACGCCCACGGCCGTTCCCGACGCGACGAACCCCTGGGGGACCGAACCGATCGTCGTCGCCGTCAGCGACGCCGCGAACACGGGACGGGAGTGGACGCCACTCGTCGAGGAAGCGGCGGCGTACTGGGAGCGCCGCGCCGAGCACTACGCGGGCTTCCCCGTCGACTACGAGGTCCGACCGGACGCGACGGACCCGGACCTGATCGTCGAGTTCGTCGACGAGGTCCCCGAGTGTGACGGCTCGTCCGACGCCGCGGGCTGTGCCCCCCTGATCGAGGACCGTCGGCAGATCGACCGCCCGGAGACGGTGTCCGTCAAGACTGGCTTCTCCGACGAGTCGACCGTCCTGGTGACCGAACACGAACTCGGGCACACGCTGGGGCTCACCCACGAGGACGCGCCGGCGGACGTGATGGCGAGTCGCTCGGTGCTGTACAGCGAGCCGCAGCCGAACGCGACCGAGCGGGCGTTCCCCTGGGAGGATGCGAACTTCAGCGTCTACGTCGACGTCGCGAACGCGTCGGATCCCGAGGGGGCACGCCAGCAGGTCGAGCACGCGCTGGCGTACTACGAGGACGGCCCCGAGGGAATGCCGACGAACCTCTCGTTCACGCGCGTCGACGATCCCGAGGAGGCCGACGTCGTCGTTCGCTCGGTCGAGACGTCACCGTGCGGTGAGGGCGCCGCCTCCTGCGGGGCGACCGCCGGACCGGACCCCGACGGCGACGGGGAGATCGAGACGTACTCGCGACTCGAAATCTCGCTCGTCGGCCTCGACACCGACGCGGTCGCGTGGCACGTCGGCTACTGGCTGGCGCACGGCTTCGGCGCCGAGGACGACGCCGAGAAGCCCTCGCCGTTCCGCGACGCCTCCTACGAGGAGCGACGCAGCGAGTGGTGGGAGTGA
- a CDS encoding MBL fold metallo-hydrolase: protein MDIRFLGGAREVGRSAVLVNDSLLLDFGMLAGTPPQFPVDTPDPDAVVVSHGHLDHAGAVPALLSGSDRPPIHWTPPTRELALTLARDTLKLHGGSYNCPFTENDVKRVTEVSQTHGYGETFEAAGHEVTLYNAGHIPGSAHVLVSEGGSPSGDRTRPGDDGGGTRRESGDDGGTRLLYTGDFHTDDQRLVAGTTARPDADVVVCESTYSDVEHDPRAAVERRFVESVETTLWEGGTVVVPAFAIGRTQELLLVCEEYDIPCYVDGMGKGVTEMLRRHPEFVRDAAALRRAKSHARFVTGRDGQRKRIADQNAAIVTTSGMLSGGPAMTYVPEIRSNPVNKITMTGYQVEGTPGRDLLETGSAEIDGRVMPISARVEQYDFSAHADRSGLREFLADYDDATVLVNHGDRCASFAEELAADGFTARAPAVGETVVV, encoded by the coding sequence ATGGACATCCGGTTTCTGGGCGGCGCTCGCGAGGTCGGACGCAGCGCGGTCCTCGTCAACGACTCGCTGCTCCTCGACTTCGGGATGCTCGCTGGCACGCCGCCGCAGTTCCCCGTCGACACGCCGGACCCGGACGCGGTCGTGGTGAGCCACGGCCACCTCGATCACGCCGGGGCGGTGCCCGCGCTGCTCTCCGGTTCCGACCGGCCGCCGATCCACTGGACGCCGCCGACGCGGGAACTCGCGCTCACGCTCGCCCGCGACACGCTGAAACTCCACGGGGGATCGTACAACTGTCCCTTCACCGAGAACGACGTGAAGCGCGTCACCGAGGTGTCGCAGACGCACGGTTACGGGGAGACGTTCGAGGCGGCAGGCCACGAAGTGACTCTTTACAACGCCGGCCACATCCCCGGGAGCGCGCACGTGCTCGTCAGCGAGGGAGGAAGTCCCTCGGGAGATCGGACGCGGCCCGGCGACGACGGCGGCGGCACTCGGCGGGAATCCGGCGACGACGGTGGTACACGCTTGCTCTACACGGGCGACTTCCACACCGACGATCAGCGGCTCGTCGCGGGGACGACCGCCCGCCCCGACGCCGACGTCGTCGTCTGCGAGAGCACCTACTCCGACGTCGAACACGACCCCCGAGCGGCGGTCGAACGGCGGTTCGTCGAGAGCGTCGAGACGACGCTCTGGGAGGGCGGGACGGTCGTCGTCCCCGCCTTCGCCATCGGGCGCACCCAGGAGCTGCTGCTCGTCTGCGAGGAGTACGACATCCCGTGTTACGTCGACGGGATGGGCAAGGGGGTGACGGAGATGCTGCGGCGACACCCCGAGTTCGTCCGCGACGCCGCCGCGCTTCGACGGGCGAAGTCGCACGCGCGGTTCGTCACCGGCCGCGACGGGCAACGCAAGCGCATCGCCGATCAGAACGCCGCGATCGTCACGACGAGCGGGATGCTCTCGGGCGGTCCGGCGATGACCTACGTCCCCGAGATCCGATCGAACCCGGTGAACAAGATCACGATGACCGGCTATCAGGTCGAGGGGACTCCCGGGAGAGACCTCCTCGAGACGGGGAGCGCCGAGATCGACGGTCGGGTGATGCCCATCAGTGCTCGAGTCGAGCAGTACGATTTCTCCGCGCACGCGGATCGGTCGGGCCTCCGGGAGTTCCTCGCCGACTACGACGACGCCACGGTGCTGGTGAACCACGGCGACCGCTGTGCGTCGTTCGCCGAGGAACTCGCGGCCGACGGGTTCACCGCGAGGGCGCCGGCGGTCGGCGAGACCGTCGTGGTGTGA
- a CDS encoding acetamidase/formamidase family protein, whose protein sequence is MSQQVVSELHVDEYTLGLVGPDQEWAGTVADGGTVRTHTPPACWGPMITPKFRGGHEVTKPIAVEGAEVGDAIAIKIRDVEVTSVATSTGSMDEREGAFGDDPFVDHKCPECGAEWPESVVEGTGEESIRCAECGANASSFAFEYGITTVFDDDYEVGITVDEEAAHDLAERAEEASALPENSRQHPILLYEPSEMPGTLGHLRPFVGNIGTTPPIELPDSHNAGDFGQFLIGAEHDWGLDSEDELDARTDGHIDINAVREGAILICPVKVDGGGVYVGDMHANQGDGELALHTTDVSGHTEFEVEVIKGLDIGGPLLLPNEEDLSHISKPYTEEDKARGRELGAEYGVDVETDMGPIQVIGSGATVNDATDNAFDRAGDLLGMSEGEVRTRCTFTGGVEIGRLPGVVQLTMLAPMDVLDDRGLAHLVREQYGL, encoded by the coding sequence ATGTCACAGCAAGTCGTCTCCGAACTCCACGTCGACGAGTACACGCTCGGGCTGGTCGGTCCGGACCAGGAGTGGGCCGGCACCGTCGCCGACGGCGGCACCGTCCGCACCCACACCCCGCCCGCGTGCTGGGGACCGATGATCACGCCGAAGTTCCGCGGCGGCCACGAGGTAACGAAGCCGATCGCCGTCGAGGGCGCGGAGGTCGGCGACGCCATCGCGATCAAGATCCGCGACGTCGAGGTGACGAGCGTCGCGACGAGCACCGGATCGATGGACGAACGCGAGGGGGCCTTCGGCGACGACCCCTTCGTCGATCACAAGTGCCCCGAGTGCGGTGCCGAGTGGCCCGAGAGCGTCGTCGAGGGCACCGGCGAGGAGTCGATCCGGTGTGCGGAGTGCGGCGCGAACGCCTCGTCGTTCGCCTTCGAGTACGGCATCACGACCGTGTTCGACGACGACTACGAGGTCGGGATCACGGTCGACGAGGAGGCGGCTCACGACCTCGCCGAGCGCGCTGAGGAGGCGAGCGCGCTCCCGGAGAACTCGCGGCAGCACCCGATTCTCCTGTACGAACCCTCGGAGATGCCCGGGACGCTCGGGCACCTCCGGCCGTTCGTCGGGAACATCGGGACGACGCCGCCGATCGAACTCCCGGACTCGCACAACGCCGGCGACTTCGGGCAGTTCCTCATCGGCGCCGAGCACGACTGGGGACTCGACAGCGAGGACGAACTCGACGCCCGCACCGACGGCCACATAGACATCAACGCGGTCCGGGAGGGTGCGATCCTGATCTGTCCGGTGAAGGTCGACGGCGGCGGCGTCTACGTCGGCGATATGCACGCCAACCAGGGCGACGGCGAACTCGCACTGCACACGACGGACGTCAGCGGCCACACCGAGTTCGAGGTCGAGGTCATCAAAGGCCTCGACATCGGAGGCCCGCTCCTCCTTCCCAACGAGGAGGACCTCTCACACATCAGCAAGCCGTACACGGAGGAAGACAAGGCGCGCGGCCGCGAACTCGGCGCGGAGTACGGCGTCGACGTCGAGACGGATATGGGACCGATCCAGGTGATCGGGTCGGGCGCGACCGTCAACGACGCCACCGACAACGCCTTCGACCGCGCCGGCGACCTCCTCGGGATGAGCGAGGGCGAGGTCCGCACCCGGTGTACGTTCACCGGCGGCGTCGAGATCGGTCGGCTCCCCGGCGTCGTTCAGCTCACGATGCTCGCGCCGATGGACGTCCTCGACGACCGCGGGCTGGCGCACCTGGTGCGCGAACAGTACGGACTCTGA
- a CDS encoding MoaD/ThiS family protein: protein MKINELFDFLDDELEYPIDHDEMVERIGEVEVGTPADQKSNTVSTIVSAVGQETYGSADELYKTIIGNVSDEYIGRKFYDDRGAIPPRASRAPRTTPTSPFDASRARRRVALLDRPDSAGHPSGGDVEAPNCLERDGLAMDVTVYGPLRSATGGKRVSVDFEGGTVRDAVDAVVAAYPRAEGHLFGDDGRLASSVRLAVDGTAAEPDDPCPADASLSIHPAMRGG, encoded by the coding sequence ATGAAGATTAACGAACTGTTCGACTTTCTCGACGACGAACTCGAGTATCCGATCGACCACGACGAGATGGTCGAACGAATCGGAGAGGTCGAAGTCGGGACGCCCGCTGATCAAAAGAGCAACACGGTTTCGACGATCGTCAGCGCCGTCGGTCAAGAGACGTACGGCTCGGCCGACGAGTTGTACAAGACCATCATCGGCAACGTGAGCGACGAGTACATCGGTCGCAAGTTCTACGACGACAGGGGAGCAATCCCGCCGAGGGCGAGTCGGGCCCCACGGACGACGCCAACGTCTCCTTTTGATGCCTCCCGTGCTCGTCGCCGAGTCGCTCTCCTCGATCGACCGGATTCGGCAGGCCATCCGAGCGGTGGCGACGTGGAAGCACCCAACTGTCTCGAACGCGACGGACTAGCTATGGACGTCACCGTGTACGGGCCGCTCAGGAGCGCGACCGGCGGCAAACGCGTCAGCGTCGACTTCGAGGGCGGGACCGTTCGAGACGCCGTCGACGCGGTCGTCGCCGCGTACCCGCGCGCCGAGGGACACCTGTTCGGCGACGACGGGCGGCTCGCCTCCAGCGTCCGCCTCGCGGTCGACGGAACCGCCGCCGAGCCCGACGATCCGTGTCCGGCCGACGCGTCGCTCAGTATCCACCCCGCGATGCGAGGCGGCTGA
- a CDS encoding DUF5806 family protein, with amino-acid sequence MDDDASASTPDASRSDVDASGPAPEGDETLDGDEKSDRDDGSGVERDDPRADGANGAASSAESEPASGGDAPTGSDGTSSAGDPSSTAGSGTPSESDDGGAETPEDVRKYARFKKVDGAQYDRVNDFLRDRTYITAREWAIARLCADFRTETGVEMTKIGENLPELVPFMTDTYTPQAVNQARSSFEDKIRKSGATFLYGAMSGFFTAEELDELMYEVTEIAKFLLEVEGVDLSVEEEMEAEERISSVMREVREASADLRAEELADEDGIGPDADPDDDR; translated from the coding sequence ATGGACGACGACGCTTCGGCGTCGACGCCCGACGCGTCACGGAGTGACGTCGACGCGTCGGGACCGGCACCGGAAGGCGACGAGACGTTGGACGGAGACGAGAAGTCGGACAGAGACGACGGATCCGGTGTGGAGAGGGACGACCCACGGGCGGACGGGGCGAACGGTGCGGCGTCGAGTGCCGAATCGGAGCCGGCGTCCGGCGGCGACGCGCCGACCGGGAGCGACGGCACGTCGAGTGCGGGAGACCCGTCGAGCACCGCCGGCTCCGGGACGCCGTCCGAATCCGACGACGGCGGAGCCGAAACGCCGGAAGACGTCCGGAAGTACGCCCGGTTCAAGAAGGTCGACGGCGCGCAGTACGACCGCGTCAACGACTTCCTCCGGGACCGGACGTACATCACCGCGCGCGAGTGGGCCATCGCCCGACTGTGTGCGGACTTCCGGACGGAGACGGGCGTCGAGATGACCAAGATCGGCGAGAACCTCCCCGAACTCGTGCCGTTCATGACCGACACGTACACGCCGCAGGCCGTCAACCAGGCGCGCTCGTCGTTCGAGGACAAGATCCGGAAGTCCGGCGCGACGTTCCTCTACGGCGCGATGTCGGGCTTCTTCACCGCCGAGGAACTCGACGAACTGATGTACGAGGTGACAGAGATCGCGAAGTTCCTCCTGGAGGTCGAGGGCGTCGACCTCTCCGTCGAGGAGGAGATGGAGGCCGAAGAGCGGATCTCCAGCGTGATGCGGGAGGTCCGAGAGGCGAGCGCGGACCTCCGCGCGGAGGAACTGGCCGACGAGGACGGGATCGGTCCGGACGCCGATCCCGACGACGATCGATAA
- a CDS encoding universal stress protein, protein MRILFGVGGSDDSLRALERTIERASEAGDDLTVAILEEGGTDRTVDDVEADVRDALDAGGVEADIRFVEGDPGSKLVDVAESEGFDRIALSGGTTSPMGKIQLGSTAEFVLLNSHVSVSLIR, encoded by the coding sequence ATGAGAATCCTCTTTGGCGTCGGCGGCTCTGACGACTCCCTCCGAGCGCTGGAACGGACGATCGAACGGGCGAGCGAGGCGGGCGACGACCTGACGGTCGCGATCCTCGAAGAGGGCGGCACCGACCGTACTGTCGACGACGTCGAAGCCGACGTCAGAGACGCGCTCGACGCCGGCGGTGTCGAGGCCGATATCCGGTTCGTCGAGGGCGATCCGGGAAGCAAACTCGTCGACGTCGCCGAGTCGGAGGGCTTCGACCGGATCGCACTCAGCGGCGGGACGACCAGCCCGATGGGGAAGATCCAACTCGGCAGCACCGCGGAGTTCGTCCTGCTGAACTCACACGTCAGCGTCTCACTCATCCGATGA